From one Brachypodium distachyon strain Bd21 chromosome 4, Brachypodium_distachyon_v3.0, whole genome shotgun sequence genomic stretch:
- the LOC100833723 gene encoding uncharacterized protein LOC100833723 isoform X4, translating into MDHIALLPNCFRGKFLVFVLPGQIGTKKHAFRLNSRFFVSDFAGSARDALMRYLIVIDDLWTLSTWDIVSHALPKGNCCNRILTTTEVVVVAQTCCADNSRHIFKKEPLSEDESRELFSGTVFAHQSEYPLHLKEVSNEIIKRSGHLPLVINTLASILARQPASIGIWNYIKNSLSSDLITNGNLEGIKQILNLGYDNLPHSMKACMLYLTMYDEECVIWKDDLVKQWIAEGFVCTMEGDDEEEAARSYFDVLINMGMIQPVDINCNDEILSCRVHRMVLHFIRYKSVEENFSVAIDHSETTIRLADKVRWLALHFGSVEDATLPAPASMRLSQVRTLAFCGLVKCMPSILEFRFLQSLILKLWADPDKSSENLTGSDDPSDNLTAPVSCNLTEISELFRLRYLHVDARHMSVELPSQIQWLKSLMVLEIDAEVTAVPSDIVDLRGLLYLNLPSVAHLSTGIGRMTCLRTLGVFDLSKNSTENVTSLGELTNLQDLRLTCSTSRSDNLERNLECLGSIIRKLSNLKRVTLVPVVSSYVNAQDDARDSGMSISWHGISVVPLPLVLLQRLELSRCCCVFSSLPEWTKELTQLGILKISVRKLSNEDVVILKGLHALTALSLYIWTAPARRIVFDCEGFLVLKYFKFVCTTPCVVFLSGAMANVRKLKLGFNADRVDQYSLVAAGLEGLTNLNEISTKIGGAGVDESGRRFAESALTDALSKHRSISIIVNVQWVDWNFCGDKEAQKEKYKEAQSAGNALFLYLQNEDGFREKCETDSGGSGDIHENLRENMSHHILSPLDIVSRLLEEIRHSVSEGSKIGGGNGQAFKNTVQLVGYYYATRHLYVRDNGDFVSCKISSEGVYYLEFLYCRSLDKHLNEEYCHHDWRTRYSIITRICEGYMAWRPVCNKDDVLYLGVIIILIMAGPLGYYSCADVLSQDLIKLIHKSWMKRIEFTPMYASPQEDCRQVKRCIELVLRCMDADKNKRPTVKDIVRELKQTETASPWVQAKFAKIGQWGGIGGGPRDIEMAPHRLKSLTIGSGKVIYSLEFSYDDHHEKNHITGPWGGHGPEGHGNKFRIVLQPTEFLTVVSGTIGPYDSAPAGVIKSLTFITTAGRYGPFGEEKGTPFQIPVQSNGSIVGFFARAGWYLDAFGIYVKPMQETEETEVYANCYLSLFQEAGLAKIGPWGGNGGQVRDLKMPPQRLESVTICSGTVLNSLTFIYHGHDGKKHTAGPWGASTGNPDQTDTILLCSSEFLTGVRGTTGPFDPASSDVIVTSLTLITNTHSYGPFGQGRGTSFQIPLWGKGSIVGFFGCSESYINAIGVYVNPYLEAMQKELVSSREPRLTKIGPWGGNGDKGNVRYINAKMEPQHLESVTVSFGSVINSLSFSYIDFKGVKHNVGPWGTPSGNSYKIVLESSEVLQGVSGTVGSSDGTSSNLVTSLTFATDQARAYGPFGAGGGTPFSAAAAAGNDGPVVAFFGRAGLCLEALGVYVHRY; encoded by the exons ATGGATCACATTGCGCTGCTTCCTAATTGTTTTCGGGGCAAGTTTTTGGTATTTGTTCTGCCAGGTCAAATTGGTACCAAAAAACACGCGTTCAGACTGAACTCGCGTTTTTTCGTTTCCGATTTTGCAGgatctgctagagatgctctaatgAG GTACTTAATTGTGATTGATGATCTGTGGACATTATCAACCTGGGATATTGTTAGTCATGCTCTGCCAAAGGGAAACTGTTGCAATAGAATATTAACGACGACCGAAGTCGTCGTTGTGGCTCAGACATGCTGTGCAGATAACTCCAGGCATATCTTCAAGAAGGAACCACTTAGTGAGGATGAGTCAAGAGAACTATTTTCAGGTACAGTTTTTGCCCATCAATCGGAATATCCTCTGCACCTCAAGGAAGTTTCAAATGAAATTATAAAAAGAAGTGGCCACTTGCCGCTAGTGATCAATACTTTGGCCAGTATTTTAGCACGTCAGCCAGCCAGCATAGGGATATGGAATTACATAAAGAATTCACTGAGTTCTGATTTGATCACAAACGGTAACTTGGAAGGGATAAAACAAATTCTCAACCTTGGCTACGACAATCTTCCTCATAGTATGAAAGCATGCATGCTATATTTGACTATGTATGATGAGGAGTGTGTAATCTGGAAGGATGATTTGGTTAAGCAGTGGATAGCCGAAGGTTTCGTCTGCACAATGGAAggagacgacgaggaggaagctGCACGGAGCTATTTTGATGTACTTATTAACATGGGAATGATCCAACCTGTGGATATCAACTGCAATGATGAAATTCTGTCATGTAGAGTGCACCGCATGGTACTTCACTTTATTAGATACAAGTCCGTAGAAGAAAATTTTAGTGTTGCAATCGATCATTCTGAGACCACTATAAGGCTTGCTGACAAAGTTCGTTGGCTGGCCCTGCACTTTGGCAGTGTCGAAGATGCCACACTGCCGGCACCGGCAAGTATGAGACTGTCACAAGTTCGAACACTTGCATTTTGTGGATTGGTCAAGTGCATGCCTTCCATCTTGGAGTTTCGGTTTCTTCAGTCACTAATCCTTAAATTATGGGCTGATCCTGATAAGAGTAGTGAGAACCTTACTGGATCTGATGATCCAAGTGACAACCTCACTGCACCTGTGAGTTGCAACCTCACTGAAATCTCGGAACTATTCCGACTGAGATATTTGCATGTTGATGCACGTCATATGAGTGTGGAGCTTCCATCTCAGATACAATGGCTAAAAAGTTTGATGGTACTGGAAATTGATGCAGAAGTTACTGCAGTTCCATCAGATATTGTCGATCTTCGAGGCTTGTTATACTTGAACCTTCCTAGTGTGGCTCACCTGTCCACTGGTATTGGCCGCATGACATGTCTCCGCACTCTGGGAGTTTTTGATCTCAGCAAGAACTCAACAGAAAATGTGACAAGCCTTGGTGAGCTGACCAATCTCCAGGATCTTCGTCTCACATGTTCCACATCACGGTCAGATAACCTGGAAAGGAACTTGGAATGCCTGGGGTCGATAATTCGGAAACTAAGCAATCTCAAACGTGTAACTCTGGTACCTGTAGTCTCCTCTTATGTAAATGCGCAGGATGATGCTCGTGATTCAGGCATGAGTATTTCCTGGCATGGCATCAGCGTCGTGCCCCTTCCTCTGGTCCTTCTTCAGAGACTAGAGTTGTCGCGGTGCTGCTGCGTCTTCTCCAGCCTACCTGAGTGGACGAAAGAACTTACGCAGCTTGGCATTTTAAAGATCTCAGTCCGGAAGCTGTCGAACGAAGATGTTGTTATTCTCAAAGGATTGCATGCACTCACCGCTCTCTCCTTGTACATCTGGACCGCCCCTGCACGAAGGATTGTCTTTGATTGTGAAGGATTCCTGGTTCTCAAGTACTTCAAGTTCGTGTGTACTACACCATGTGTGGTGTTTTTGAGTGGAGCAATGGCCAATGTCCGAAAGCTCAAGCTAGGTTTTAATGCTGACAGAGTGGACCAATACAGCTTGGTAGCTGCTGGGTTAGAGGGCCTGACAAACCTCAACGAGATCTCCACAAAAATTGGAGGCGCTGGTGTTGATGAATCCGGCAGAAGGTTTGCAGAGTCGGCGTTGACTGATGCTCTTAGCAAGCATCGAAGCATTTCCATCATTGTGAATGTACAATGGGTGGATTGGAATTTTTGTGGGGATAAAGAGGCACAAAAGGAGAAGTACAAAGAGGCACAAAGTGCAGGAAATGCTCTCTTTCTTTATCTGCAGAATGAAG ATGGATTTCGTGAGAAGTGCGAGACTGATAGCGGTGGATCTGGAGACATTCACGAG AACCTCAGGGAGAACATGTCACATCACATATTATCGCCACTGGATATTGTGTCCCGGCTGTTAGAAGAAATCAGGCATAGTGTTTCTGAGGGAAGTAAAATTGGTGGTGGGAATGGGCAAGCTTTCAAG AATACTGTGCAGTTAGTTGGGTACTACTATGCGACACGTCATCTATATGTCCGGGATAACGGAGATTTTGTTTCATGTAAAATCTCCAGTGAAGGAGTATACTACCTTGAATTTTTGTATTGTCGAAGCCTTGACAAGCATCTAAATG AAGAATATTGCCATCACGATTGGCGCACACGCTACAGCATAATCACAAGGATATGTGAGGG ATACATGGCATGGCGCCCAGTCTGCAATAAGGATGATGTATTGTACCTAGGCGTAATAATTATATTGATAATGGCAGGACCTCTTGGCTACTATAGTTGTGCAGACGTGCTTTCTCAAGACTTAATCAAACTT ATACACAAGAGTTGGATGAAAAGGATAGAGTTCACACCAATGTATGCATCGCCACAAGAAGATTGTCGACAAGTGAAGAGATGCATTGAATTAGTATTGAGATGCATGGACGctgacaaaaataaaagacCCACTGTAAAGGATATAGTCCGTGAGTTGAAACAGACAGAAACAGCGTCGCCCTGGGTCCAG GCTAAGTTCGCCAAGATTGGGCAGTGGGGAGGAATTGGAGGGGGCCCACGTGACATTGAGATGGCACCCCACCGTCTGAAAAGCTTGACAATCGGTAGTGGCAAGGTTATATATTCGCTTGAATTTTCGTACGATGACCATCATGAGAAGAACCACATAACAGGCCCATGGGGCGGTCATGGACCTGAAGGTCACGGGAACAAATTTCGT ATTGTCCTCCAGCCTACCGAGTTTCTAACCGTAGTTTCCGGAACAATCGGTCCATATGACTCCGCACCGGCCGGTGTTATAAAGTCACTTACTTTTATCACTACCGCTGGTCGGTATGGACCTtttggagaagaaaagggAACTCCTTTCCAGATCCCAGTGCAGAGCAATGGGAGCATCGTAGGCTTCTTTGCACGTGCAGGGTGGTACTTAGATGCATTCGGCATCTATGTGAAACCTATGCAGGAAACCGAG GAAACCGAGGTATATGCCAACTGCTATCTATCTCTTTTTCAG GAGGCTGGCCTTGCCAAGATCGGACCATGGGGCGGAAATGGAGGACAAGTGCGCGACCTCAAGATGCCACCACAACGTCTAGAAAGCGTGACAATTTGCAGTGGCACGGTGCTTAATTCTCTTACATTCATTTACCATGGCCATGATGGAAAGAAGCACACCGCTGGTCCGTGGGGCGCATCTACTGGGAATCCTGATCAAACTGATACA ATTCTGCTTTGCAGTTCGGAGTTCCTGACAGGGGTCCGTGGAACAACCGGACCATTTGACCCTGCATCGTCTGACGTTATCGTCACGTCGCTTACTCTAATCACGAACACCCATAGCTATGGTCCTTTCGGGCAAGGCAGAGGAACCTCTTTCCAGATTCCATTGTGGGGCAAGGGCAGCATCGTAGGCTTTTTCGGGTGTTCGGAGTCATACATTAATGCGATCGGTGTCTATGTGAATCCTTATCTGGAAGCAATGCAGAAGGAG TTGGTTAGCTCTCGTGAGCCTCGACTTACAAAGATCGGGCCGTGGGGTGGGAATGGAGACAAAGGGAATGTTCGGTACATCAACGCTAAGATGGAACCCCAGCATCTGGAGAGCGTAACAGTTAGCTTTGGCTCCGTCATCAATTCACTCTCATTTTCATACATCGACTTTAAGGGGGTTAAGCACAATGTAGGTCCTTGGGGCACTCCCTCCGGGAATTCATACAAG ATTGTGCTGGAATCGTCGGAGGTACTGCAGGGGGTTTCCGGCACGGTGGGTTCGTCTGATGGTACATCTTCCAACCTTGTAACATCGCTCACGTTTGCGACGGACCAAGCCCGTGCCTATGGACCTTttggagcaggaggaggtACTCCGTTCagcgctgcggcggcggcggggaatgACGGCCCTGTCGTTGCCTTCTTCGGGCGTGCAGGGTTATGTCTTGAAGCACTTGGGGTCTACGTCCACAGATACTGA
- the LOC100833723 gene encoding uncharacterized protein LOC100833723 isoform X3 produces the protein MAEARISASQGAMRSLPGKLESLLSELRDNEKSKIRALQGDLQELINNYLMEPSEVESHAQTASFWMKDVRDLSFEIDDFADELAHAVQKLSRPRFRFREKLKRRRWIAEEISGFRVRVKEAIQRHKDYNLGDCKWRPSRRSAAGLDDDRGRLPSPGVRLLVGMGDSTDQICGWLANSGQADRMVASIVGTGGVGKTTLAREVYRKLAGQFRCRAFVQTSRRPDTKRLLTSILEQVGRRRLLDACDVRKLASQINAHLRDKTYLIVIDDLWTLSTWDIVSHALPKGNCCNRILTTTEVVVVAQTCCADNSRHIFKKEPLSEDESRELFSGTVFAHQSEYPLHLKEVSNEIIKRSGHLPLVINTLASILARQPASIGIWNYIKNSLSSDLITNGNLEGIKQILNLGYDNLPHSMKACMLYLTMYDEECVIWKDDLVKQWIAEGFVCTMEGDDEEEAARSYFDVLINMGMIQPVDINCNDEILSCRVHRMVLHFIRYKSVEENFSVAIDHSETTIRLADKVRWLALHFGSVEDATLPAPASMRLSQVRTLAFCGLVKCMPSILEFRFLQSLILKLWADPDKSSENLTGSDDPSDNLTAPVSCNLTEISELFRLRYLHVDARHMSVELPSQIQWLKSLMVLEIDAEVTAVPSDIVDLRGLLYLNLPSVAHLSTGIGRMTCLRTLGVFDLSKNSTENVTSLGELTNLQDLRLTCSTSRSDNLERNLECLGSIIRKLSNLKRVTLVPVVSSYVNAQDDARDSGMSISWHGISVVPLPLVLLQRLELSRCCCVFSSLPEWTKELTQLGILKISVRKLSNEDVVILKGLHALTALSLYIWTAPARRIVFDCEGFLVLKYFKFVCTTPCVVFLSGAMANVRKLKLGFNADRVDQYSLVAAGLEGLTNLNEISTKIGGAGVDESGRRFAESALTDALSKHRSISIIVNVQWVDWNFCGDKEAQKEKYKEAQSAGNALFLYLQNEDGFREKCETDSGGSGDIHENLRENMSHHILSPLDIVSRLLEEIRHSVSEGSKIGGGNGQAFKNTVQLVGYYYATRHLYVRDNGDFVSCKISSEGVYYLEFLYCRSLDKHLNEEYCHHDWRTRYSIITRICEGYMAWRPVCNKDDVLYLGVIIILIMAGPLGYYSCADVLSQDLIKLIHKSWMKRIEFTPMYASPQEDCRQVKRCIELVLRCMDADKNKRPTVKDIVRELKQTETASPWVQAKFAKIGQWGGIGGGPRDIEMAPHRLKSLTIGSGKVIYSLEFSYDDHHEKNHITGPWGGHGPEGHGNKFRIVLQPTEFLTVVSGTIGPYDSAPAGVIKSLTFITTAGRYGPFGEEKGTPFQIPVQSNGSIVGFFARAGWYLDAFGIYVKPMQETEEAGLAKIGPWGGNGGQVRDLKMPPQRLESVTICSGTVLNSLTFIYHGHDGKKHTAGPWGASTGNPDQTDTILLCSSEFLTGVRGTTGPFDPASSDVIVTSLTLITNTHSYGPFGQGRGTSFQIPLWGKGSIVGFFGCSESYINAIGVYVNPYLEAMQKELVSSREPRLTKIGPWGGNGDKGNVRYINAKMEPQHLESVTVSFGSVINSLSFSYIDFKGVKHNVGPWGTPSGNSYKIVLESSEVLQGVSGTVGSSDGTSSNLVTSLTFATDQARAYGPFGAGGGTPFSAAAAAGNDGPVVAFFGRAGLCLEALGVYVHRY, from the exons ATGGCGGAGGCTCGGATCAGTGCTTCGCAGGGGGCCATGCGTTcccttcccgggaagctggAGTCGTTGCTATCGGAGCTCCGGGACAACGAGAAGAGCAAGATCCGCGCCCTCCAGGGCGACCTCCAAGAACTAATAAACAATTACCTAATGGAGCCATCGGAGGTTGAATCCCATGCCCAGACGGCGAGCTTCTGGATGAAGGACGTCCGCGACCTGTCTTTCGAGATCGACGActtcgccgacgagctcgcccACGCCGTCCAGAAGCTCTCCCGGCCCCGCTTCCGGTTCCGGGAGAAGCTGAAGCGGCGCCGGTGGATCGCCGAAGAGATCTCGGGGTTCAGGGTTCGCGTGAAGGAGGCGATCCAGCGGCACAAGGACTACAACCTCGGAGACTGCAAGTGGCGTCCCAGCAGGCGGAGCGCCGCCGGCCTGGATGATGATCGCGGACGACTTCCATCGCCAGGTGTTCGCCTTCTCGTTGGTATGGGCGACTCCACTGACCAGATTTGCGGGTGGCTGGCTAACAGTGGACAGGCAGACCGCATGGTGGCCTCCATTGTTGGCACTGGCGGGGTCGGCAAGACCACCCTCGCCAGAGAAGTGTACCGTAAGCTCGCCGGGCAGTTCCGTTGCCGGGCTTTCGTGCAGACTTCGCGGAGACCTGACACCAAGAGGCTCCTCACCAGCATACTCGAGCAAGTTGGACGGCGCCGGCTCCTCGACGCCTGCGACGTGCGGAAACTGGCCTCCCAGATCAACGCGCACCTAAGGGACAAGAC GTACTTAATTGTGATTGATGATCTGTGGACATTATCAACCTGGGATATTGTTAGTCATGCTCTGCCAAAGGGAAACTGTTGCAATAGAATATTAACGACGACCGAAGTCGTCGTTGTGGCTCAGACATGCTGTGCAGATAACTCCAGGCATATCTTCAAGAAGGAACCACTTAGTGAGGATGAGTCAAGAGAACTATTTTCAGGTACAGTTTTTGCCCATCAATCGGAATATCCTCTGCACCTCAAGGAAGTTTCAAATGAAATTATAAAAAGAAGTGGCCACTTGCCGCTAGTGATCAATACTTTGGCCAGTATTTTAGCACGTCAGCCAGCCAGCATAGGGATATGGAATTACATAAAGAATTCACTGAGTTCTGATTTGATCACAAACGGTAACTTGGAAGGGATAAAACAAATTCTCAACCTTGGCTACGACAATCTTCCTCATAGTATGAAAGCATGCATGCTATATTTGACTATGTATGATGAGGAGTGTGTAATCTGGAAGGATGATTTGGTTAAGCAGTGGATAGCCGAAGGTTTCGTCTGCACAATGGAAggagacgacgaggaggaagctGCACGGAGCTATTTTGATGTACTTATTAACATGGGAATGATCCAACCTGTGGATATCAACTGCAATGATGAAATTCTGTCATGTAGAGTGCACCGCATGGTACTTCACTTTATTAGATACAAGTCCGTAGAAGAAAATTTTAGTGTTGCAATCGATCATTCTGAGACCACTATAAGGCTTGCTGACAAAGTTCGTTGGCTGGCCCTGCACTTTGGCAGTGTCGAAGATGCCACACTGCCGGCACCGGCAAGTATGAGACTGTCACAAGTTCGAACACTTGCATTTTGTGGATTGGTCAAGTGCATGCCTTCCATCTTGGAGTTTCGGTTTCTTCAGTCACTAATCCTTAAATTATGGGCTGATCCTGATAAGAGTAGTGAGAACCTTACTGGATCTGATGATCCAAGTGACAACCTCACTGCACCTGTGAGTTGCAACCTCACTGAAATCTCGGAACTATTCCGACTGAGATATTTGCATGTTGATGCACGTCATATGAGTGTGGAGCTTCCATCTCAGATACAATGGCTAAAAAGTTTGATGGTACTGGAAATTGATGCAGAAGTTACTGCAGTTCCATCAGATATTGTCGATCTTCGAGGCTTGTTATACTTGAACCTTCCTAGTGTGGCTCACCTGTCCACTGGTATTGGCCGCATGACATGTCTCCGCACTCTGGGAGTTTTTGATCTCAGCAAGAACTCAACAGAAAATGTGACAAGCCTTGGTGAGCTGACCAATCTCCAGGATCTTCGTCTCACATGTTCCACATCACGGTCAGATAACCTGGAAAGGAACTTGGAATGCCTGGGGTCGATAATTCGGAAACTAAGCAATCTCAAACGTGTAACTCTGGTACCTGTAGTCTCCTCTTATGTAAATGCGCAGGATGATGCTCGTGATTCAGGCATGAGTATTTCCTGGCATGGCATCAGCGTCGTGCCCCTTCCTCTGGTCCTTCTTCAGAGACTAGAGTTGTCGCGGTGCTGCTGCGTCTTCTCCAGCCTACCTGAGTGGACGAAAGAACTTACGCAGCTTGGCATTTTAAAGATCTCAGTCCGGAAGCTGTCGAACGAAGATGTTGTTATTCTCAAAGGATTGCATGCACTCACCGCTCTCTCCTTGTACATCTGGACCGCCCCTGCACGAAGGATTGTCTTTGATTGTGAAGGATTCCTGGTTCTCAAGTACTTCAAGTTCGTGTGTACTACACCATGTGTGGTGTTTTTGAGTGGAGCAATGGCCAATGTCCGAAAGCTCAAGCTAGGTTTTAATGCTGACAGAGTGGACCAATACAGCTTGGTAGCTGCTGGGTTAGAGGGCCTGACAAACCTCAACGAGATCTCCACAAAAATTGGAGGCGCTGGTGTTGATGAATCCGGCAGAAGGTTTGCAGAGTCGGCGTTGACTGATGCTCTTAGCAAGCATCGAAGCATTTCCATCATTGTGAATGTACAATGGGTGGATTGGAATTTTTGTGGGGATAAAGAGGCACAAAAGGAGAAGTACAAAGAGGCACAAAGTGCAGGAAATGCTCTCTTTCTTTATCTGCAGAATGAAG ATGGATTTCGTGAGAAGTGCGAGACTGATAGCGGTGGATCTGGAGACATTCACGAG AACCTCAGGGAGAACATGTCACATCACATATTATCGCCACTGGATATTGTGTCCCGGCTGTTAGAAGAAATCAGGCATAGTGTTTCTGAGGGAAGTAAAATTGGTGGTGGGAATGGGCAAGCTTTCAAG AATACTGTGCAGTTAGTTGGGTACTACTATGCGACACGTCATCTATATGTCCGGGATAACGGAGATTTTGTTTCATGTAAAATCTCCAGTGAAGGAGTATACTACCTTGAATTTTTGTATTGTCGAAGCCTTGACAAGCATCTAAATG AAGAATATTGCCATCACGATTGGCGCACACGCTACAGCATAATCACAAGGATATGTGAGGG ATACATGGCATGGCGCCCAGTCTGCAATAAGGATGATGTATTGTACCTAGGCGTAATAATTATATTGATAATGGCAGGACCTCTTGGCTACTATAGTTGTGCAGACGTGCTTTCTCAAGACTTAATCAAACTT ATACACAAGAGTTGGATGAAAAGGATAGAGTTCACACCAATGTATGCATCGCCACAAGAAGATTGTCGACAAGTGAAGAGATGCATTGAATTAGTATTGAGATGCATGGACGctgacaaaaataaaagacCCACTGTAAAGGATATAGTCCGTGAGTTGAAACAGACAGAAACAGCGTCGCCCTGGGTCCAG GCTAAGTTCGCCAAGATTGGGCAGTGGGGAGGAATTGGAGGGGGCCCACGTGACATTGAGATGGCACCCCACCGTCTGAAAAGCTTGACAATCGGTAGTGGCAAGGTTATATATTCGCTTGAATTTTCGTACGATGACCATCATGAGAAGAACCACATAACAGGCCCATGGGGCGGTCATGGACCTGAAGGTCACGGGAACAAATTTCGT ATTGTCCTCCAGCCTACCGAGTTTCTAACCGTAGTTTCCGGAACAATCGGTCCATATGACTCCGCACCGGCCGGTGTTATAAAGTCACTTACTTTTATCACTACCGCTGGTCGGTATGGACCTtttggagaagaaaagggAACTCCTTTCCAGATCCCAGTGCAGAGCAATGGGAGCATCGTAGGCTTCTTTGCACGTGCAGGGTGGTACTTAGATGCATTCGGCATCTATGTGAAACCTATGCAGGAAACCGAG GAGGCTGGCCTTGCCAAGATCGGACCATGGGGCGGAAATGGAGGACAAGTGCGCGACCTCAAGATGCCACCACAACGTCTAGAAAGCGTGACAATTTGCAGTGGCACGGTGCTTAATTCTCTTACATTCATTTACCATGGCCATGATGGAAAGAAGCACACCGCTGGTCCGTGGGGCGCATCTACTGGGAATCCTGATCAAACTGATACA ATTCTGCTTTGCAGTTCGGAGTTCCTGACAGGGGTCCGTGGAACAACCGGACCATTTGACCCTGCATCGTCTGACGTTATCGTCACGTCGCTTACTCTAATCACGAACACCCATAGCTATGGTCCTTTCGGGCAAGGCAGAGGAACCTCTTTCCAGATTCCATTGTGGGGCAAGGGCAGCATCGTAGGCTTTTTCGGGTGTTCGGAGTCATACATTAATGCGATCGGTGTCTATGTGAATCCTTATCTGGAAGCAATGCAGAAGGAG TTGGTTAGCTCTCGTGAGCCTCGACTTACAAAGATCGGGCCGTGGGGTGGGAATGGAGACAAAGGGAATGTTCGGTACATCAACGCTAAGATGGAACCCCAGCATCTGGAGAGCGTAACAGTTAGCTTTGGCTCCGTCATCAATTCACTCTCATTTTCATACATCGACTTTAAGGGGGTTAAGCACAATGTAGGTCCTTGGGGCACTCCCTCCGGGAATTCATACAAG ATTGTGCTGGAATCGTCGGAGGTACTGCAGGGGGTTTCCGGCACGGTGGGTTCGTCTGATGGTACATCTTCCAACCTTGTAACATCGCTCACGTTTGCGACGGACCAAGCCCGTGCCTATGGACCTTttggagcaggaggaggtACTCCGTTCagcgctgcggcggcggcggggaatgACGGCCCTGTCGTTGCCTTCTTCGGGCGTGCAGGGTTATGTCTTGAAGCACTTGGGGTCTACGTCCACAGATACTGA